ACGCGCTCGATGGGGAACTCCACGCGGCTGGCGATCTCCTCGACTGTCGGTTCGCGGCCGAGCTCCTGGAGGAGTCCCCGCTGCACGCGCACCACCTTGTTGATGGTCTCCACCATGTGCACGGGGATGCGGATCGTGCGGCCCTGGTCGGCGAGCGCCCGGGTGATCGCCTGGCGGATCCACCACGTGGCGTAGGTCGAGAACTTGAAGCCCTTGGTGTAGTCGAACTTCTCCACGGCCCGCATGAGGCCCAGGTTCCCCTCCTGGATGAGATCCAGGAAGGCGAGCCCGCGGTTGCGGTACCGCTTGGCGATCGAGACGACCAGGCGCAGGTTGGCCTCGATCAGCGCCTCCTTGGCCTGCTGGCCCCGCCGGACCTGCATACGGATGCGGGTGCGCTCCTCGGCGGGCAGCTTGCCCCCACCGGCGGGGGCCTCGGCGCCGGCGAGCTCCTCGACTGCGGCGTTCCCCGCCTCGATGCGCTTGGCCAGCTCCACCTCGAGCTCGGCGGTGAGCAGGGGGACCTTGCCTATCTCCTTCAGGTAGGTGTGCACGGGGTCGGCGGCGGTGCCGCCCCCGTGGTCGGGCGACGCGTAGGACGCGATGCGGCCGCGCCCGGGGCGCGGCGTCTGGCGGTCCATGACCTCGTCGACGGGCTCGCGCTTGAAGGCACGCCGGCGCAGCCGCTGCAGCGGTCCCGTGCCGTCCTCGCCGTCGGCGGTGACGTCCCCGTCGCCGGCCTCGGGCGCCGCCGCCGGCTTGGCGGCGGCGAGATCGGCGGGCAGGGCTTCGACCACTTCCTCCGCCACCACTTCGGCGACGGCTTCGGCGACGGCTTCCTCGAGCACGACGGGGGCGGCGCCGCTGCGCGTCTCCTCCACGTACTCGATGCCCTCGAGGCGCACGCGGGCCACGACGTCCTCGATGACGTCGTGCGTGAGCTCGACGGCCTGGAGGACCAGGATCAGATCGTCCTGGGTCAGGTACCCCCGCCGGCGGCCGACGGCGAGCAGTTGCTCGAACCCCTCGACCGCCACGCCGTCTGGGGCCGGCCGGACGGAGC
This Acidimicrobiales bacterium DNA region includes the following protein-coding sequences:
- the rpoD gene encoding RNA polymerase sigma factor RpoD; translated protein: MAVEGFEQLLAVGRRRGYLTQDDLILVLQAVELTHDVIEDVVARVRLEGIEYVEETRSGAAPVVLEEAVAEAVAEVVAEEVVEALPADLAAAKPAAAPEAGDGDVTADGEDGTGPLQRLRRRAFKREPVDEVMDRQTPRPGRGRIASYASPDHGGGTAADPVHTYLKEIGKVPLLTAELEVELAKRIEAGNAAVEELAGAEAPAGGGKLPAEERTRIRMQVRRGQQAKEALIEANLRLVVSIAKRYRNRGLAFLDLIQEGNLGLMRAVEKFDYTKGFKFSTYATWWIRQAITRALADQGRTIRIPVHMVETINKVVRVQRGLLQELGREPTVEEIASRVEFPIERVREIQRINQDTVSLEQPMGDEEDFSLSDLIEDQGAEVPDDAATRSMLHEAVRDALATLPRREREVMELRFGLEDGRVRTLEEVGKAFGVTRERIRQIEAKTLAKLRHPNAAQPLRDFLDEV